In a genomic window of candidate division WOR-3 bacterium:
- a CDS encoding bifunctional riboflavin kinase/FMN adenylyltransferase: IGHRPTFGGETRTIEAHLLDVQLAAPPRTAVFRLVDRLRPERRFESPQALASQIAVDAVTARRMFAASRNLDSQTASNSL; the protein is encoded by the coding sequence CATCGGGCACCGACCCACTTTCGGCGGCGAGACCCGCACCATCGAAGCACACCTGCTCGACGTGCAGCTTGCAGCCCCCCCGCGCACTGCCGTGTTCCGCCTGGTCGACCGTCTCCGCCCGGAACGCCGGTTCGAGAGCCCGCAAGCGCTCGCATCCCAGATTGCCGTTGATGCTGTGACCGCGCGGCGGATGTTCGCCGCCAGCCGCAACCTTGACAGCCAGACGGCGTCCAAT